In the Drosophila gunungcola strain Sukarami unplaced genomic scaffold, Dgunungcola_SK_2 000001F, whole genome shotgun sequence genome, one interval contains:
- the LOC128262591 gene encoding apoptosis-resistant E3 ubiquitin protein ligase 1 isoform X5: MWSPESEINSIAMATTMRHSQSSSSGISSLSSCGDPERLPELPPLDEQRLQRAALHLQQKLILREWLRDHRLQHHYQRLLAVEVASLEDVYWLEDSRASKILGKDWQLWSGARQNLPTSKAQLDALKAQLWSTVVKSSQHQDAWTWGGMLVVSVSVAGLVTLAAMTQPSLAPEARHSLLQYVTGKYLLPANCKVQWDWKDPASVGGTMCFVVRFFQRNGQPYPICDTDQFFVEVTEGTRKVVTISELGSSTDPNNANIAKVKFTVRTAGQYKISVLIGASHIAGSPFLRSFLPGAIDARRSRFIRPASTVICCAGAPTLMHIEPRDEFGNSCLFDQNQSDEALQGYQVAIYDLHGVPVEKLQHAIVFAYDRVNSRVSVTALFPEPTCLRAVISYRDQQLPNGDFDIIVLSSSDTTLVHKNIASRKHNICYEAKLLSIFGVSKNKPRKVLCYVGPKQNSLIFQVTIKEMILKFIPKRIATFRLCPSTKFHFLPQLVSQLHGPVFIIDDGAQPKIELASKDRNIIAATFTHFLLKNIGGSETFKDKQDFFYHEVRKFHASYYHEKMALKVQREKILESSMKAAKGFSVSDWCGNFEVTFQGEQGIDWGGLRREWFELVCSSLFDARGGLFCTFHDKHQALVHPNPTRPAHLKLKHFEFAGKIVGKCLFESALGGSYRQLVRARFSRSFLAQLIGLRVHYKYFEQDDPDLYLSKIKYILDTDLDATDTLELYFVEEMYDASSGQLSKTIELIPNGAKTRVTNATKNQYLDSLAQQRLCNSVKDEVDSFLKGLNSIIPDNLLSIFDENELELLMCGTGEYSISDFKSHHIANGNSAEFRRVLAWFWAGVSNFSQTEMARLLQFTTGCSQLPPGGFQELNPQFQITAAPTFGNLPTAHTCFNQLCLPDYESYEQFEKSLLLAISEGSEGFGMV; encoded by the exons GCATCTCCTCCTTGTCGAGTTGTGGCGATCCGGAGCGTCTGCCGGAACTGCCGCCCCTGGACGAACAGCGTCTGCAGCGGGCCGCTCTGCATCTGCAGCAGAAGTTGATCCTGCGCGAGTGGCTGCGGGACCATCGGCTGCAGCACCACTACCAGCGACTGCTGGCCGTGGAGGTTGCCTCGCTGGAGGACGTCTATTGGCTGGAGGACTCGCGGGCCAGCAAGATCCTTGGCAAGGACTGGCAGCTGTGGTCGGGAGCCCGCCAGAATCTACCCACGTCGAAGGCACAACTGGACGCCCTGAAGGCGCAGCTCTGGTCGACGGTGGTCAAGAGCAGCCAGCACCAGGACGCCTGGACATGGGGTGGCATGCTGGTCGTATCCGTCTCAGTCGCCGGCCTCGTCACCCTGGCTGCCATGACGCAGCCCTCACTGGCCCCAGAG GCCCGTCATTCCCTACTGCAATACGTAACCGGGAAGTATTTGCTGCCCGCCAACTGCAAGGTGCAGTGGGATTGGAAGGATCCCGCCAGCGTGGGCGGCACCATGTGCTTCGTGGTGCGATTCTTCCAGCGGAATGGACAGCCCTATCCCATCTGTGATACGGACCAGTTCTTCGTCGAGGTCACCGAGGGCACCCGCAAGGTGGTCACCATAAGCGAGCTGGGCTCCTCCACCGATCCCAACAACGCCAATATCGCCAAGGTCAAGTTCACGGTGCGAACGGCGGGCCAATACAAGATATCCGTGCTGATCGGGGCCAGTCACATCGCCGGCTCCCCATTCCTGCGATCCTTTCTCCCCGGAGCCATCGATGCCAGGCGATCGCGGTTCATCCGACCAGCCAGCACGGTCATCTGCTGCGCAGGCGCACCCACTTTAATGCACATTGAGCCACGAGATGAGTTCGGCAACTCGTGCCTCTTCGACCAGAACCAATCGGATGAGGCCCTGCAG ggcTACCAAGTGGCAATATATGACTTGCATGGCGTTCCGGTGGAAAAGCTGCAGCACGCGATTGTTTTTGCCTACGACAGGGTCAACTCTCGAGTTTCGGTGACAGCACTTTTCCCAGAGCCAACTTGCCTGAGGGCCGTGATCAGTTACCGGGATCAACAGCTGCCCAATGGCGACTTCGACATCATTGTGTTGAGTA GCAGCGACACCACTTTGGTGCACAAGAACATAGCCTCCAGGAAGCACAACATCTGCTATGAGGCCAAACTGCTGAGCATTTTTGGAGTGTCGAAGAACAAGCCGCGAAAGGTGCTCTGCTATGTGGGACCGAAACAG AACTCGCTGATCTTCCAGGTGACCATCAAGGAGATGATCCTGAAGTTTATACCCAAGAGAATCGCCACCTTCCGACTGTGTCCATCGACCAAGTTCCATTTCCTGCCGCAGTTGGTCTCCCAGCTACATGGCCCTGTTTTCATCATCGACGATGGAGCTCAGCCCAAAATCGAGTTGGCCTCGAAGGATCGGAACATCATAGCTGCCACATTTACACACTTTCTGCTTAAGAACATTGGCGGATCGGAGACTTTCAAGGATAAACAGGACTTTTTCTACCACGAGGTGCGCAAATTCCATGCCAGCTACTATCATGAGAAGATGGCTCTGAAGGTTCAGCGTGAGAAGATCCTGGAGAGCAGCATGAAGGCGGCCAAGGGATTCTCGGTGTCCGACTGGTGTGGCAACTTTGAGGTCACCTTCCAGGGCGAACAGGGCATCGACTGGGGCGGACTGAGGCGGGAATGGTTCGAGCTGGTCTGCAGCTCCCTCTTCGATGCCCGCGGCGGCCTCTTCTGCACCTTTCACGACAAGCACCAGGCTCTCGTTCATCCGAATCCCACGCGACCTGCCCATCTCAAGCTGAAGCACTTTGAGTTTGCCGGCAAGATTGTTGGTAAATGCCTCTTCGAGAGCGCTCTGGGCGGAAGCTATCGTCAGCTGGTCAGGGCCAGATTCAGTCGCTCGTTTTTGGCGCAGCTTATTGGGCTAAGAGTACACTATAAG TACTTCGAGCAAGATGACCCCGACTTGTACTTGTCCAAGATCAAGTACATCCTGGACACCGATTTGGATGCCACGGACACCTTGGAGCTGTACTTCGTGGAGGAGATGTACGACGCCAGCAGTGGGCAGCTGAGCAAGACCATCGAGCTGATTCCTAACGGGGCCAAGACACGAGTGACCAATGCCACCAAAAATCAGTACCTGGACTCTTTGGCCCAGCAACGTTTGTGCAACAGTGTCAAGGATGAGGTCGATAGTTTCCTGAAAGGTCTAAACTCCATTATACCGGATAACCTGCTCAGCATTTTCGATGAAAACGAACTGGAG CTGCTGATGTGCGGCACCGGGGAGTATTCCATCAGCGACTTCAAGTCGCACCACATCGCCAACGGCAATTCGGCGGAGTTCCGGCGGGTTTTGGCCTGGTTTTGGGCCGGAGTGAGCAACTTTAGCCAGACGGAGATGGCCCGGCTGCTGCAGTTCACCACTGGATGTTCGCAGCTGCCGCCGGGAGGATTTCAGGAGCTGAATCCGCAGTTCCAGATAACGGCGGCCCCGACCTTTGGCAACCTGCCCACGGCGCACACCTG CTTCAACCAGCTGTGTTTGCCGGACTACGAGAGTTACGAGCAGTTCGAAAAGTCGCTGCTTTTGGCCATCAGCGAGGGCAGCGAGGGATTCGGCATGGTCTag